A genomic window from Pecten maximus chromosome 6, xPecMax1.1, whole genome shotgun sequence includes:
- the LOC117329879 gene encoding uncharacterized protein LOC117329879 isoform X2, giving the protein MASSFEERKGSGQNLGYRSLTKRLLTKHGMAVGRKSVSSILRQIDPKGVELRTHHCLIRRTYYNKGPNFLVHIDGYDKLKPFGLAIHGAICGFSRRVLWLKVARTNNDPRVVASYFLEFVEEINGVPRCILTRQPEDCRSGKPEMMYLHPELYMKLSDVESLKSFCSYPSCYGCTEEMKEHVTSILLEGRRSEPINSEDAKELFQWMLQKI; this is encoded by the exons ATGGCTTCGAGTTTCGAAG AAAGAAAAGGCAGTGGTCAAAACCTGGGATACCGCAGCCTGACTAAGAGACTTTTGACAAAGCATGGCATGGCAGTTGGAAG aaaatcaGTATCTAGCATTCTTAGGCAAATTGACCCAAAAGGTGTGGAGCTTAGGACACATCACTGCCTGATCAGGAGGACATACTACAACAAGGGGCCCAACTTCCTGGTCCATATAGATGGGTATGACAAATTGAAGCCTTTTGGATTAGCCATACATGGAGCCATCTGTGG ATTTTCACGACGTGTCTTATGGTTAAAAGTTGCCAGAACCAACAATGACCCAAGAGTGGTTGCCTCATACTTTCTAGAGTTTGTAGAAGAGATAAATG GAGTTCCAAGGTGTATACTTACCAGACAACCAGAGGACTGTCGTTCTGGAAAACCAGAGATGATGTATCTACACCCCGAGCTATACA TGAAATTAAGTGATGTGGAGTCCTTGAAGAGTTTCTGTAGTTATCCAAGCTGCTATGGATGCACAGAGGAGATGAAGGAACACGTCACGTCTATTTTGCTTGAAGGTAGAAGGAGTGAGCCTATAAATTCTGAAGATGCAAAGGAACTGTTCCAATGGATGTTACAAAAGATATAG
- the LOC117329879 gene encoding uncharacterized protein LOC117329879 isoform X5, with translation MASSFEERKGSGQNLGYRSLTKRLLTKHGMAVGRKSVSSILRQIDPKGVELRTHHCLIRRTYYNKGPNFLVHIDGYDKLKPFGLAIHGAICGFSRRVLWLKVARTNNDPRVVASYFLEFVEEINGTVDYKFSVKLSDVESLKSFCSYPSCYGCTEEMKEHVTSILLEGRRSEPINSEDAKELFQWMLQKI, from the exons ATGGCTTCGAGTTTCGAAG AAAGAAAAGGCAGTGGTCAAAACCTGGGATACCGCAGCCTGACTAAGAGACTTTTGACAAAGCATGGCATGGCAGTTGGAAG aaaatcaGTATCTAGCATTCTTAGGCAAATTGACCCAAAAGGTGTGGAGCTTAGGACACATCACTGCCTGATCAGGAGGACATACTACAACAAGGGGCCCAACTTCCTGGTCCATATAGATGGGTATGACAAATTGAAGCCTTTTGGATTAGCCATACATGGAGCCATCTGTGG ATTTTCACGACGTGTCTTATGGTTAAAAGTTGCCAGAACCAACAATGACCCAAGAGTGGTTGCCTCATACTTTCTAGAGTTTGTAGAAGAGATAAATG gGACAGTGGATTACAAATTTTCAGTGAAATTAAGTGATGTGGAGTCCTTGAAGAGTTTCTGTAGTTATCCAAGCTGCTATGGATGCACAGAGGAGATGAAGGAACACGTCACGTCTATTTTGCTTGAAGGTAGAAGGAGTGAGCCTATAAATTCTGAAGATGCAAAGGAACTGTTCCAATGGATGTTACAAAAGATATAG
- the LOC117329879 gene encoding uncharacterized protein LOC117329879 isoform X7, translating into MAVGRKSVSSILRQIDPKGVELRTHHCLIRRTYYNKGPNFLVHIDGFSRRVLWLKVARTNNDPRVVASYFLEFVEEINGVPRCILTRQPEDCRSGKPEMMYLHPELYRTVDYKFSVKLSDVESLKSFCSYPSCYGCTEEMKEHVTSILLEGRRSEPINSEDAKELFQWMLQKI; encoded by the exons ATGGCAGTTGGAAG aaaatcaGTATCTAGCATTCTTAGGCAAATTGACCCAAAAGGTGTGGAGCTTAGGACACATCACTGCCTGATCAGGAGGACATACTACAACAAGGGGCCCAACTTCCTGGTCCATATAGATGG ATTTTCACGACGTGTCTTATGGTTAAAAGTTGCCAGAACCAACAATGACCCAAGAGTGGTTGCCTCATACTTTCTAGAGTTTGTAGAAGAGATAAATG GAGTTCCAAGGTGTATACTTACCAGACAACCAGAGGACTGTCGTTCTGGAAAACCAGAGATGATGTATCTACACCCCGAGCTATACA gGACAGTGGATTACAAATTTTCAGTGAAATTAAGTGATGTGGAGTCCTTGAAGAGTTTCTGTAGTTATCCAAGCTGCTATGGATGCACAGAGGAGATGAAGGAACACGTCACGTCTATTTTGCTTGAAGGTAGAAGGAGTGAGCCTATAAATTCTGAAGATGCAAAGGAACTGTTCCAATGGATGTTACAAAAGATATAG
- the LOC117329879 gene encoding uncharacterized protein LOC117329879 isoform X6 — protein sequence MASSFEERKGSGQNLGYRSLTKRLLTKHGMAVGRKSVSSILRQIDPKGVELRTHHCLIRRTYYNKGPNFLVHIDGYDKLKPFGLAIHGAICGFSRRVLWLKVARTNNDPRVVASYFLEFVEEINVKLSDVESLKSFCSYPSCYGCTEEMKEHVTSILLEGRRSEPINSEDAKELFQWMLQKI from the exons ATGGCTTCGAGTTTCGAAG AAAGAAAAGGCAGTGGTCAAAACCTGGGATACCGCAGCCTGACTAAGAGACTTTTGACAAAGCATGGCATGGCAGTTGGAAG aaaatcaGTATCTAGCATTCTTAGGCAAATTGACCCAAAAGGTGTGGAGCTTAGGACACATCACTGCCTGATCAGGAGGACATACTACAACAAGGGGCCCAACTTCCTGGTCCATATAGATGGGTATGACAAATTGAAGCCTTTTGGATTAGCCATACATGGAGCCATCTGTGG ATTTTCACGACGTGTCTTATGGTTAAAAGTTGCCAGAACCAACAATGACCCAAGAGTGGTTGCCTCATACTTTCTAGAGTTTGTAGAAGAGATAAATG TGAAATTAAGTGATGTGGAGTCCTTGAAGAGTTTCTGTAGTTATCCAAGCTGCTATGGATGCACAGAGGAGATGAAGGAACACGTCACGTCTATTTTGCTTGAAGGTAGAAGGAGTGAGCCTATAAATTCTGAAGATGCAAAGGAACTGTTCCAATGGATGTTACAAAAGATATAG
- the LOC117329879 gene encoding uncharacterized protein LOC117329879 isoform X8, whose amino-acid sequence MASSFEERKGSGQNLGYRSLTKRLLTKHGMAVGRKSVSSILRQIDPKGVELRTHHCLIRRTYYNKGPNFLVHIDGFSRRVLWLKVARTNNDPRVVASYFLEFVEEINVKLSDVESLKSFCSYPSCYGCTEEMKEHVTSILLEGRRSEPINSEDAKELFQWMLQKI is encoded by the exons ATGGCTTCGAGTTTCGAAG AAAGAAAAGGCAGTGGTCAAAACCTGGGATACCGCAGCCTGACTAAGAGACTTTTGACAAAGCATGGCATGGCAGTTGGAAG aaaatcaGTATCTAGCATTCTTAGGCAAATTGACCCAAAAGGTGTGGAGCTTAGGACACATCACTGCCTGATCAGGAGGACATACTACAACAAGGGGCCCAACTTCCTGGTCCATATAGATGG ATTTTCACGACGTGTCTTATGGTTAAAAGTTGCCAGAACCAACAATGACCCAAGAGTGGTTGCCTCATACTTTCTAGAGTTTGTAGAAGAGATAAATG TGAAATTAAGTGATGTGGAGTCCTTGAAGAGTTTCTGTAGTTATCCAAGCTGCTATGGATGCACAGAGGAGATGAAGGAACACGTCACGTCTATTTTGCTTGAAGGTAGAAGGAGTGAGCCTATAAATTCTGAAGATGCAAAGGAACTGTTCCAATGGATGTTACAAAAGATATAG
- the LOC117329879 gene encoding uncharacterized protein LOC117329879 isoform X4, with translation MAVGRKSVSSILRQIDPKGVELRTHHCLIRRTYYNKGPNFLVHIDGYDKLKPFGLAIHGAICGFSRRVLWLKVARTNNDPRVVASYFLEFVEEINGVPRCILTRQPEDCRSGKPEMMYLHPELYRTVDYKFSVKLSDVESLKSFCSYPSCYGCTEEMKEHVTSILLEGRRSEPINSEDAKELFQWMLQKI, from the exons ATGGCAGTTGGAAG aaaatcaGTATCTAGCATTCTTAGGCAAATTGACCCAAAAGGTGTGGAGCTTAGGACACATCACTGCCTGATCAGGAGGACATACTACAACAAGGGGCCCAACTTCCTGGTCCATATAGATGGGTATGACAAATTGAAGCCTTTTGGATTAGCCATACATGGAGCCATCTGTGG ATTTTCACGACGTGTCTTATGGTTAAAAGTTGCCAGAACCAACAATGACCCAAGAGTGGTTGCCTCATACTTTCTAGAGTTTGTAGAAGAGATAAATG GAGTTCCAAGGTGTATACTTACCAGACAACCAGAGGACTGTCGTTCTGGAAAACCAGAGATGATGTATCTACACCCCGAGCTATACA gGACAGTGGATTACAAATTTTCAGTGAAATTAAGTGATGTGGAGTCCTTGAAGAGTTTCTGTAGTTATCCAAGCTGCTATGGATGCACAGAGGAGATGAAGGAACACGTCACGTCTATTTTGCTTGAAGGTAGAAGGAGTGAGCCTATAAATTCTGAAGATGCAAAGGAACTGTTCCAATGGATGTTACAAAAGATATAG
- the LOC117329879 gene encoding uncharacterized protein LOC117329879 isoform X1: MASSFEERKGSGQNLGYRSLTKRLLTKHGMAVGRKSVSSILRQIDPKGVELRTHHCLIRRTYYNKGPNFLVHIDGYDKLKPFGLAIHGAICGFSRRVLWLKVARTNNDPRVVASYFLEFVEEINGVPRCILTRQPEDCRSGKPEMMYLHPELYRTVDYKFSVKLSDVESLKSFCSYPSCYGCTEEMKEHVTSILLEGRRSEPINSEDAKELFQWMLQKI, translated from the exons ATGGCTTCGAGTTTCGAAG AAAGAAAAGGCAGTGGTCAAAACCTGGGATACCGCAGCCTGACTAAGAGACTTTTGACAAAGCATGGCATGGCAGTTGGAAG aaaatcaGTATCTAGCATTCTTAGGCAAATTGACCCAAAAGGTGTGGAGCTTAGGACACATCACTGCCTGATCAGGAGGACATACTACAACAAGGGGCCCAACTTCCTGGTCCATATAGATGGGTATGACAAATTGAAGCCTTTTGGATTAGCCATACATGGAGCCATCTGTGG ATTTTCACGACGTGTCTTATGGTTAAAAGTTGCCAGAACCAACAATGACCCAAGAGTGGTTGCCTCATACTTTCTAGAGTTTGTAGAAGAGATAAATG GAGTTCCAAGGTGTATACTTACCAGACAACCAGAGGACTGTCGTTCTGGAAAACCAGAGATGATGTATCTACACCCCGAGCTATACA gGACAGTGGATTACAAATTTTCAGTGAAATTAAGTGATGTGGAGTCCTTGAAGAGTTTCTGTAGTTATCCAAGCTGCTATGGATGCACAGAGGAGATGAAGGAACACGTCACGTCTATTTTGCTTGAAGGTAGAAGGAGTGAGCCTATAAATTCTGAAGATGCAAAGGAACTGTTCCAATGGATGTTACAAAAGATATAG
- the LOC117329879 gene encoding uncharacterized protein LOC117329879 isoform X3, with amino-acid sequence MASSFEERKGSGQNLGYRSLTKRLLTKHGMAVGRKSVSSILRQIDPKGVELRTHHCLIRRTYYNKGPNFLVHIDGFSRRVLWLKVARTNNDPRVVASYFLEFVEEINGVPRCILTRQPEDCRSGKPEMMYLHPELYRTVDYKFSVKLSDVESLKSFCSYPSCYGCTEEMKEHVTSILLEGRRSEPINSEDAKELFQWMLQKI; translated from the exons ATGGCTTCGAGTTTCGAAG AAAGAAAAGGCAGTGGTCAAAACCTGGGATACCGCAGCCTGACTAAGAGACTTTTGACAAAGCATGGCATGGCAGTTGGAAG aaaatcaGTATCTAGCATTCTTAGGCAAATTGACCCAAAAGGTGTGGAGCTTAGGACACATCACTGCCTGATCAGGAGGACATACTACAACAAGGGGCCCAACTTCCTGGTCCATATAGATGG ATTTTCACGACGTGTCTTATGGTTAAAAGTTGCCAGAACCAACAATGACCCAAGAGTGGTTGCCTCATACTTTCTAGAGTTTGTAGAAGAGATAAATG GAGTTCCAAGGTGTATACTTACCAGACAACCAGAGGACTGTCGTTCTGGAAAACCAGAGATGATGTATCTACACCCCGAGCTATACA gGACAGTGGATTACAAATTTTCAGTGAAATTAAGTGATGTGGAGTCCTTGAAGAGTTTCTGTAGTTATCCAAGCTGCTATGGATGCACAGAGGAGATGAAGGAACACGTCACGTCTATTTTGCTTGAAGGTAGAAGGAGTGAGCCTATAAATTCTGAAGATGCAAAGGAACTGTTCCAATGGATGTTACAAAAGATATAG